The segment GCGGCGCGAAAGTGGCATCGGGGACGCAACGCGGCGCATGCGCGGGTCTGGGATAAGTTTTATTCCGCGGACAGGAGGTGGTGGCAGTGGCGGATTCGACTCTGCGGGTCCGGCAGGCCGCTGCTTTGCACCGGCAGGCGGCGGCGACGGTGGACGCGGCCGCTGCCGCGCTGGAGGCGTACGCCCCGGCCGTTGTCGACCCCCGGGAGCAGCACCGGCTTGCCGAGCGGTTGCGGACAGCGGCCGACCGGCTGGCGCCCGGCTGGCTGGGCGCCACGTTGGACGCGCTGTCGCCGACCGCACCGCTCGGTGATGGTGGGGGCACGCCGCAATTCGTCCGGCTGGGGGTCGCTCAGCCGTTGGACGACGTCCGGTTTCCAGCGGTCGTGCCATTGCTCGGCGCGGGTCACCTGACCGTTGACGCGACCGCCACCGATCCGCGCGTGTTCGGTTTGCTGCGCTCGCTGCTGCTGCGCCTGCTGGCTGCCTCCCCGGCCGGGTCCCTGCTGGTCCGCACCGTTGACGGCATCGGCGGCGGCGCGGTGTTCGCCCCGTTCGAGGAGCTGGCCGACGCCGGGCTGATGGCGCCACCGGCGACCGATCGGCAGGGCCTTCGCGACGTGCTCTCCGAGGCGGAGAAGTGGCTGCGCCCGGTGCGCGGCGGCGCCACCCGGCGCAACCGGCGGGACCGGATGATGCTGGTCGTGATCGCCAGCCTGCCGGAGCTGACCGAGGGCGAGGAGTTGCGCCGGATCGCGGCGCTGGCGCAGCAGGGACCGGATTCCGGGCTGCATCTGATCGTGGCCGGCTGGCCGCCTCCGCCGCTGACCGCGGAGACCACGCAGGCGCCGCTGCCGCGGACCACCGCGATCTCGGTGCGCAACCCGTTCGCGATCATCGGGGATCCGCCGGGCGGCACGTTCGGCTCGACGCCCGAGGCGCTGTGGCTGAACGCCCCGGTCTTCCTGGACGAGGATCCGCCGCCACACCTGATCGACGCGGTCTGCCACGAGCTCGCCGCGGACACCGCGGAGGCCTCCCGAGTCACACTCGCCGACCTGCTGCCCGAGGCCGCCGACGAGATGTGGGGCGGTGACGCGGCGGCCGGGGTGGAGACCGTGGTGGGCCATCACGGAGATGTGCCGCTGGTGCTGCGGTTCAACGACCTGACCCCGCACTGGATGGTGGGTGGCCGCTCCGGCGCCGGTAAGACCGCCTTCCTGATCAACGTGCTCTACGGCCTGGGCACCCGGTACGGGCCGGACCAGCTCGCCCTCTACCTGCTCGACTTCAAGGAGGGCGTGTCCTTCGCGGAGTTCGTGCCGACCCGGCGGGACCGCACCTGGCTGCCGCACGCCCGCGCGGTCGGCGTCGAGTCCGACCGGGAGTACGGGCTGGCCGTCCTGCGCGAGCTAGACGCCGAGATGGGCCGCCGCTCGATGGCGTACAAGCGGGCCGGGGTGTCGCGCTTCGCGGATCTGCGGGCGGTCGTCGCCGAGGAGGGCCGGGGGACACCGCTGCCGCGGATCCTCTGCGTGATCGACGAGTTCCAGGTGCTGCTGGCCGGAAACGACCCGACCGCTGCCGACGCGGTGGCACTGCTCGAGTCATTGGCGCGCAAGGGCCGGTCGTACGGGATTCATCTGGTCCTGGCCAGCCAGACCGTGCTCGGCGTGGAAGCGCTCTACGCCAAGCGGGACTCGATCTTCGGTCAGTTCCCGGTCCGGATCGCACTGCCGGGCGGTGGGGACGTGCTGGAGCCCACCAACGACGCCGCCGCGGGCCTGCCGATGGGCAGCGCGGTGGTGAACACCGCCGGCGGGCTGGGTGGCCCGCGCGGCGCCACCCGCGGTCACGAACGGGTGGTGCGCTTTCCCGACCCGCACGCTGACCAGCCGCTCCTCAGCGACCTGCGGCATCGGCTGTGGGGCGCCCGCGACCCGGAGGCGGTGCCGCCCCGGGTCTTCGCCGGGTACGCCCATCAGCACCTCGCCGACGACCCCACCTACCGCGCCGCGCTGGCCGGCCGGCTGGGTCGCCCCGCGGCCCTGGTCGGCCGGGTGATCGACGTCAGCCTGTCGACGGCCACCTTCCCCCTGGACTCCTCCCCGGGACGGCACCTGGCCATCCTGGGCTCCCTGCCGACCGGCGCCGAGGTCCTGGACGCCGCGGCCCGCAGTGTCGCCGCCGCGCACGCTCCGCGTACCGCTCGGTTCGTGATCGCGTCGCTGGTCGCTGAGGGTGACGCCGTGGCCGCCGAGTTGGCCGCCGAGTTGGCCGCCGAGCTCGCCCACCGGCAGGAGGTGGTGGTGGTCGACGCCGCCGGCCTCGCCGCCGAGCTGGATGCGGAACGCCCCGGCTACCGGGTGATCTTCGGGATGGACGCCGCTCCGCCGGGCAGCCTGACCGGCCTGCGGCAGCTGCTGCGGGACGGTCCGAGCCGCGGCGCCCACCTGCTGTCCTGGTGGCGCGGGGTGCGCCGGTTCGGCGAGGAGACCGGGGGCAGCATGGGCCGCGAGGACGTGGCCGGCCTGCTCTTCCTGAACGTGCCGCAGCAGGACGTCTCGCTGATGCTCGGCCGGGCGGTCGACTGGCATCCCCGGGAGAACCGGGCGCTGTTGCACGATCGCCAGGCCGACCGCACGGTGACGGTGGTTCCGTTCGTCCATCCAGAAAGTGACGTGCCGTGACGGATCAGGCGGAGCAGCACGGCGTGGTCCCGGCCCAGGCGGGGCCGCCGCCGGACGACCCGTGGGCGGATTACCTGGCCGCGGCCCGGGATCTGGATGCGGTGCGCCGGGCCGCGAGCTCGGCGCAGGGCGAGCATGCCGCGACGGTCGCGGCCGCACGGCAGGAACTTTCGGCGGTACGCGCGCGGCTCGCACCGCAACGAGCGAGGTTGGTGCGCGACTTCGGCGTACCGGAAATCGATCTGACGCCGCAGCCGACCGACCAGGCCGAGGCGATGGAAAGGGTGGCCGGTGGGCCGGCCGCGGTGCTGGCTGCGCTGCGTGCGGCCCGGACCACCGCGGACGCCGCGGACAACGCCTTCGTCGGCCCGGCGCCGCTGGGCCCGGAACGGCCGTGGCTGCGCAATGTGCTGATCTACGGACCGTTCGCGGCCGTGGTGCTGCTGATCCAAATCGTGCTGTTCCTGATCACCGATTCACCGCCGGACTACGCCCTGCTGTGCGGGCTCAGCATGCCGCTGCTGGCGTTCGGGCTGGGCTGGGCCACGATCGGCTTCGTGTACGGCGACGAGGGCCGCAAAGCCGACCGCACCCCGCTCGCCGGCGTGATCGTCTGCCTGGTCCCGGTACTGCTGACCTGTATGGGTCAGGGCCTCAAGTTCTTCTTCAGCTGAAAGGGCTGCGATGGCGAGCGTCGAGGAAGTCAAGGTCAACGTGGCCGCGTCGGTGGCCGGCGCCGAGCGGGCGGTGGTCGGCATCCAGGCCGTCGCCGATCAGCTGGACCAGTCTCTGGCGCTGCTGCGGCTGACCGCGGTGGGCTCGTTCCACCCGGCCACGGCCGCCGCCATCGCGAGCCTGGAGCAGGCCCGCGGACGGCTGGACGAGGCGACTCAGCTGACCCGGGCCGCGATGGACTCGGCCAACCAGTTCCGCAGCCTTATCTAGAGGGTCCGGTCCTACCTGGCGTTTATCAAGGCCATCACTTCGGCGCGGACCTTGCCGTCGGTCTGGAAACCGCCGCGCACCGCCGAAGTGACCGTGCGCGCGCCGGCCTTGCGGATGCCACGCATCTCCATGCAGAGGTGCTCGCACTCCAGCACCACGATCGCACCGCGCGCCCCGAGCTGCGCCATCAGCAGGTCAGCGATCTGCGAGGTGAGGCGTTCCTGCACCTGCGGCCGGCGGGCATAGACCTCCACGAGCCGGGCCAGCTTGGACAGCCCGGTGATCCGCCCGTCGGTGCCGGGGATGTAGCCGATGTGCGCGACACCCTTGAACGGCAGCAGGTGGTGCTCACACATGCTCTGCACCGAGATGTCGCGGACCAGCACGAGTTCTTCGTGGTCCGCCTCGAAGCTGGTGGTGAGCACGGTCGCCGGGTCCACCCGCAGGCCGGCGAAGAGCTCGGCATAGGCGCGGGCCACCCGGGCCGGGGTGCGCTGAAGCCCGTCACGATCCGGGTCCTCACCGACTGCGATGAGAATCTCCCGGACCGCCTTCTCGATCCGCCCGAGGTCGACGGCCTGCTCCACCGGCGTACCGGTGAGCTTGCCGTCGACCAGACGGGCGGCGAGGTAATCGAGTTCGTCCTGCGTGCTGATCTGTTACTGCCCTTCCGAACCGTTCGGGTTCGGTCCGACCGCGATCTGTCCGTCCGCCTCGGCCTGCGCCTTCAGCTTCTCCCGCTCGGCGGGGGTGAGCACCGGCGGAGCCTCCGACGGGAGCCGCTTGCCGAAGCCGTTGAACGGCGACATCGGCGGACGCTTCGCCACCCGGGCGCAGATCCGGTTCATGTCTTCCTGAGTGATGGTTTCCTTCTCCATCAACTCAAGCACCATGTTGTCGAGCACGTCGCGGTATTCGACCAGGATCTCCCAGGCCTCGTCGTGGGCGAGCTCGATGAGCGCCCGCACCTCGGCGTCGATGTCCGCGGCGACCGCGTCCGAGTACGACTTCTCGTGCCCCATGCTGCGGCCCATGAACGGCTCGTCGCCGGTGCTGCCGTACTTCACGGCGCCCAGCTTGGAGCTCATGCCGTACTGCGTGACCATGGCCTTGGCCAGGCCGGTCGCCTTCTCGATGTCGTTGCCGGCGCCGGTGGTCGGCTCGTGGAAGACGAGCTCCTCCGCGGCCCGGCCACCCAGCGCGTACGCCAGCGTGTCGATCATCTCGGCCCGGGTCTGGGTGTACTTGTCCTCGGTCGGCAGAACCAGCGTGTGACCCAGCGAGCGGCCACGCGGCAGGATCGTCACCTTGTGCACCGGGGCGGAGTGCGGCAACGCGTACGCCACCAGGGCGTGCCCACCCTCGTGGTACGCGGTGATCTTCTTTTCCTTGTCGCTCATCGCCCGGGTGCGGCGCTCGGGGCCCGCGATGACCCGGTCGATCGCCTCTTCGAGGAACTCGTTGGAGATCGCCCGCTTCTCGTTACGGGCGGTCAGCAGCGCGGCCTCGTTGATCACGTTGGCCAGGTCGGCGCCGGAGAAACCGGGCGTGCGGCGGGCCACCGAGTCGAGGTCGACGTCCGGCGTGAACGGCTTGCCCTTGGCGTGCACCCGCAGGATGGCCTTGCGACCCTCCATGTCCGGGTTGTCCACCGGGATCTGCCGGTCGAAACGGCCCGGGCGCAGTAGCGCCGGGTCGAGGATGTCGGGCCGGTTGGTGGCCGCGATCAGGATGACGCCGCCCTTGGTGTCGAAGCCGTCCATCTCGACGAGCAGCTGGTTGAGCGTCTGCTCGCGCTCGTCGTGACCGCCGCCCATGCCGGCGCCGCGGTGGCGGCCGACGGCGTCGATCTCGTCGACGAAGACGATCGCCGGAGCGTTCGACTTGGCCTGCTCGAAGAGGTCACGGACCCGGCTGGCGCCGACACCGACGAACATCTCGACGAAGTCGGAACCGGAGATCGAGTAGAACGGCACCCCGGCCTCGCCGGCCACAGCACGGGCGAGGAGCGTCTTACCTGTACCCGGCGAGCCGAAGAGCAGCACGCCCTTCGGGATCTTCGCGCCGAGTGCCTGGTACTTCGCCGGGTTCTGCAGGAAGTCCTTGATCTCGTGCAGCTCCTGGACCGCCTCGTCGGCGCCCGCCACGTCGGCGAACGTCGTCTTCGGCGTGTCCTTGGTGATCATCTTCGCTTTGGACTTGCCGAAGTTGAGCACCCGCGAGCCGCCACCCTGCATCTGCGACATGAACAGCAGCAGCAGGATCACGAGGATCGCGATCGGCAGCAGGTTGATCAGCAGACTGAGCAGGATGTTGTCGCCGGAGACCGTGGCGTTGACCGTCCCGGTGATACGGCCGGCCGACTTGGCTTCGTTGATCTGGTTCCAGATCTCGTCGCCGACCTCGTACGGATACTGGGTCTCGATCTTGTCGGTCGACTTGCCGTTGAACCGCTCCTGCTGCGCGAGATCGATCTGGAGCGTCTGCTCCTTGTCCTTCTGGACGACCTTCTCGATGCCGGGCTGGTTCAGACGCTCAAGGGCGACCGAAGTATCTACCCGCTGGTAACTGGGACCACTGGTGAAGAATGAGCTCAGCGCCACTACGCCGATGATCACCAGAATGATCCAGACCACCGGGCGGCGGAAGAAACGCGTACGTTCCATACTGTTGTCGGGCGCCAAGCGCCCGGACCCTCCTGATCGGCGTCCTGGTCACCTCAACGTCGCCGCCCCGGGTGGTCGGACACCGTCGGCGGCCCCTCCGGCGCTACGCCATTGGTCACTCGACCGTACACCGTAGGTACCGATTGCGAACCCGTGAGGCGGCAGGGCGAACACCCCGTACCCGGCGTCAAGTCGGGGCGGTTCAGGTGCAAAACCGCCCATAACGACCAATACTGAGAACACGCTGAGAAAGCGGTTCAGCTACGGGCGTAGACCTCGGGCTTCAGAACCCCCACGTACGGCAACTCCCGGTAACGCTCCGAGAAGTCCAGGCCGTAGCCGACCACGAACTCGTTCGGGATGTCGAAGCCCACGTACCGCACCGGGACCTGCACCTTCACCGCGTCCGGCTTGCGGAACAGCGCCACCACCTCGACGCTCGCCGGGGAACGCGACTCCAGGTACTTCATCAGCCAGGAGAGGGTGAGACCGGAGTCCACGATGTCCTCGACGACCAGCACGTGCCGGCCGCTGATGTCGCGGTCCAGGTCCTTCAGGATGCGGACCACGCCCGAGGAGGTCGTGCCCTGCCCGTACGAGGACACGGCCATGAACTCCATCTCGGTGGACGGACCGTGCCGCCCGAGCGCACGGGCGAAATCGGCCATGAACATGACCGCGCCCTTCAGCACACAGACCAGCAGAATCCCGTCGACTGCCTCGGTGTGGTCGGCGGAGACCTGCTTCGCGAGCTCGTCGATCTTGTCCCGGATCTGTTGCTCCGAGATGATCACGTGGTCGATGTCGGCGTCGTACCAAGAGCCATCAGCCATGGACCTAAGCCTGCCCCATCGAGGTTACCGTTGGTCGAACGGGGCCGGTTTCCGATCCGGATGCCTCACTTGATATGGGTCGGAACCACCCGAACGAGGTCGCCCGAGCGGCGTGCCACCTCGATCCCACCGGGCAGATGCACCGCGCCCTGCCCGTGCCAGCCGGTCACCAGAGCCTCCAGCGCGACCACGTGCCGGTGTGCCAGCGCGCCGCCCGGCGCACCCAGCTCGCGGGCCCAGCGGTGCAGCACCCGGCTGCGGATCGCCGGTAGTTGACCGGCGAGAACGGACACCGCCAGCCCGGTCCCGGACCGGGCCTGCTCCAAAGCCGTGGCCGACAGCGAGTCCAGTGCGGCGGTGTCGGCGGCCGCCAGCGACGCGGTCCGGGCCAGGTTGCCGACCACCGCCGGGCCGAGCGCGCCGACCAGGGCCGGCAGCGCGGAGGCCCGGACGCGGGACCTCGCGTACGCCGGGTCGGTGTTGTGCGGGTCCTCCCAGGGCGCCAGCCCGAGCGCCGCGCACGCCTTGCGCGTGTCGGAGCGGGCGACCTCGAGCAGCGGGCGGCGGAACACCCCGCGCTGAGCCGGCATCCCGGCCAGCCCGCGCGGACCGGCGCCCCGGGCCAGCGCCAGCAGCACCGTCTCGGCCTGGTCGTCCCGGGTATGTCCGAGCAGCACCGCGGTGGCGCCGAGCTCAGCGGCCGCGTTGTCCAGCGCCGCGTAACGGGCCGTGCGGGCCGCCGCCTCCGGGCCGCCGGGCAGGCCGGCCACCGAGACCGTCTCGATCCGCACCGGGTCGAAGCCGGCGTCACGCGCCCAGGCGGCGACCGACCGGGCGCGCCGGTCCGAACCCTCCTGCAGCCCGTGGTCGACCGTGATCAGGCCGACCTGCGAGCCGATGAACCGCGCCGCCGCTGCCAGCGCCAGCGAATCCGCCCCGCCGGAGCAGGCGACCAGCACCAGACCGTCGCCGGGCAGCGCGCGGCGCACCGCCGTGCGGATCGCCGCCACCGGGGGCGGGATCCGGGCCATCAGCCGTGAACCCGGGCGACCCACGCGTCCGGGTCGCCCAGCTCCTCCAACCGGGGCAGCGTCAGCGGCGACGTGAAGATCTTGTTGAAGCCGGTCATCCCGACCCGCTCCACGACGCCGTGCACGAATTTGCGGCCCTCCGCGTACTGCCGCATCTTGACCTCGACGCCGAGCAGGCGGCGAATCGCCTTCTCCAGCGGGTTGCCGCTCTCGCGGCGGCGGTTGAACTTGGCCCGGATCGACTCCACCGAGGGGATCACCTCGGGACCGACGCCGTCCATCACGAACTCGGCGTGCCCCTCGAGCAGCGTCATCAGGGCGGTCAGCCGGTCGAGCACCGCTTTCTGACCGGGGGTCTGCACGATGTCCAGCACGGACAGGCGGCTCTCCGGGTCGCGGACCGCGTCGGAGAGGGTGGCCACACCGCGGCGCAGCCGCTCCAAAACGTGCTCGCCGCCCTGCGAGGCGTCGACGAACGCCTGCACCTCGCCCAGGAAGTAGCCACGCATCCACGGCACCGCGGTGAACTGGGTCCGGTGGGTCACCTCGTGCAGGCACACCCAGAGCCGGAAGTCCCGGGAGTCTGCGTTGATCTTGCGCTCGACCTCGACGATGTTCGGCGCGTTCAGCAGCAGCTGGCCGGGGTCGCCGGAGAACACCTCATACTGCCCGAGGACGCGACCGGAGAGATAGGCCAGGATGCTGCCGGCCTGCACGCCGGTCACCCGGGACCCGATCGCCTCGGCCAGCGGGCCCGGCGGCTTGTCCCCGGAGAGCCGGGTGACCAGCGGGCCGATCACCTGCTGCAGACCGGCGATGTTCACCTTCGCCCAGTCGCGGCGGTCGACCACCCGTACCGGCGGCACCTCCACCTGCGAGGTCAGCCCCGTGTACGCCGCCACGTGCCCGGCCGCCTCGTCAGTGAGGCTCCGCAGCTCGGACACCACCTGAGTGGCCTCCTCGAAGGAGACCGCGGGGCCGGATTTGGAGAGGGCGCCCGCGGTGGCGGCGGCCAAATCCCAGTCAACGAACTGCGCCATGCAGCCCACCGTACCCGCGCGGCTCCACTCCGCACTCAGGTGAAACCCCCAGATCAACAGCCGCACTGCACGAGCCGGGCCGCCACCTTGTCCAGCGCCGACCGGGCGGTCACCGCGTTCGCCCCGCCCTTCGCCATGATCGCGAAGGCCAGCACCCGGCCGTCCTTGGTGATCAGGACCCCGGCCAGGGTGTTGACCCCGCTCAGCGTCCCGGTCTTGGCCCGGACGATGCCCTGCGCGCTCTGGTTCGGGCTCGGCGTGACGAATCTGGTCCGCATCGTGCCCGACCAGCCGGCCACCGGCAGGCCGTTGAACATGTTGCTCAGGGCGGCCTGCTCACCGCCGGCGGCCAGGGACAGCGTCTGCACCAGCAGGTCGGGGCTGATGTTGTTGCGGGTGGAGAGCCCGCTGGCGTCGTACAGATCGGCTTCGTCAGCCGGCAGGCCCAGCTCGGTGAGCTTCGCGGACATCGCCCCGGCCGCCCCGGCGAAGCTGGCCGGCTGGCCGGCGGCCAGCGCCACCTGCCGCCCGATCGCCTCGGCCAGCACGTTGTCGCTCATCTGCAGCATCCACTCGACCACCTGCACCAGCGGCGGCGATTCCACCATCCCGAGCTCGGTCCCGGCCGCCAGGCCTGCTCCGGCTTCCAGGCTTGCTCCAGCCGATGGCGTGACTCCGGCCGCGGCTGCCGGCGCCTTGCCCCGGCCCACCGCGGTCACCCCGAGGAACTTCGCGAACGCCTTCCCGGCCGCCAGCGCCGGATCCGCGAACCGCGGATCGCCCCCGAAATCGTTGTGCACCGGCTGAACCCGGCCACCGTTGGTCATCAGCGCCTGGATCCGCGCCACCTGCCCGGCCCCGATGTCACCGCTCCCCCAGCCGGGCGCGGTCTCCGGCCCGCTGAACAGCGACGTATCCACCAGCACCTTCGTCGGCTTGGTCCCACCGAGCGCCTTCTTCACCTGCTCAGCCAGCTTGTCCAGCCGCGCCGCGCCGGGAAAGAGCCGCTTCGCGTTGACCCCCAGCGTCACGTCCCCGCCGCCGATGATCACCACCTCGCCGGGGTTCGCCCCCGCCACCACCCGCGTCTGGAACCGGTAGGCCGGCCCCCGAGCCGCCAGCGCGGTCGCCGCGGTCAGCACCTTCGTGGTCGACGCCGGCGTGACCATCCGGTCGGCGTTGCGCTGGTAGAGCACCGTCTCCGAAGCCACATCCAGCACCGACACATGCACGGTCGACCCCAGCGCGGCCGCACCCACCAGCGGATCCAGCGCCGCTTTCACCGCCGCCGTGTCCGGCGTGACCCCGGCTGCCTCCGCCGCGACCAGCACCGGCGTCGGACTCGGCTCCGGCGTGATCGGCACCGAGGTGGGCGCGGTGGTCGGGGTAGCCCCGAGCCACTCATCAACCGGCCCCGGCCGCACCACGAGACCGACAGCCGCCACCAACGCAAGCAGCATCAGCACCGCAAGAGCAGAAACCAATTTGGTACGAGATCTGCGGGGTCCCGCCTCTTCCCGGCGATCTCCGCCGCTGGTCCCGGCCCCAGCGCCGCCGCCGGGCTGAATCACGGTGCCGGCTGAGCCGCCCCCACCTGCCTGCTGCAGCATGCCCGCGCCGGCCGCCCCAGCCGACTGGTGAAGCGTGCCCGCCCCGGCCGACTGATGCTGCCCGCCTGCCCCAGCCGACTGATGCCGCGCGCCGGCCCCGGCGGACTGATTAACCGTGCCCGCGCCGGCCGCCCCGGCGGACTGATGAACCGCGCCCGCGCCCGCCGCCCCGGCGGACTGGTGCAGCGTGCCGGCTCCGGTGCCCGGTTGCGGGGCGCTGGGCGGCACCGACGCCCGCCCGGCGCCTCCTGCGGCATCCGGGCCGCCCACCAGGCCTTGATCACTTACCGGACGGATGCTCGGGGCTACCGAACCCGCCCGCCCGGCAGCGCTCGGTGCCTGCGGCGCACCGGCCACCGGACCGAGCACCTGTGTCTGCTCACCCGGCCCACCGGACGCCCGCGGCGGCTCCCCGGCAGCCTTCGGCGCCGCGCTCGCCGCTGCCCGATTGCCCACCGGGCCGAGCACTTCGGTCTGCTCCCCGGGCCCGCTCGAACCCTGCGCCTGATTCCGCTCCCGCGCGGCGCCCTGTCCAGCGACCGGCCCGGCAGAAGCTTGCGCCCAGTGCGGACCGCTCGTGGCGCTCCGACCCGGCACGCCCAGCACCTGAGTCTGATCCGCCGAGCCGCCGGTCGCTGCGGCCGCCGTGTTGAGCGCCTGCGTCTGCTCCGCCGGCGTGTGGGCCTGCGTCTGCTCCGCCGGCGTGTGGGCCTGCGTCTGCTCCGCCGGCGTGTGGGTGCGCTCCGCCGGGTTGCCCCCGCTCGCAACCCGGCCCTGCCCACCCCCTGGCTGGTTGATCATCTGGGGCTGACCAGCAGGACTTCCCGGCGCGCTGAAAGCCTGCGTCTGGTCCGGGTCGGCGGGCCCCGGCGGCGCCGCCGGGGCGTTCCACGGCCCGACCGGCTGGGGACCGCTCGGCGGGTATCCGCTCGCCGCCGGAGCGCCGACCGCAACCGAAGCAGACCCGGCCGCCTGCGCACCGGAAAAGGGCGCGCGTTCCTCCTGCTGCCAGGGAAAAGGCTGCCGCTCCGGGGCAGGCGTAGGCGGCGGGGAACCCGGCGGCTGCTCTCCCGGCGCCGGGATCGCGGCACGGCCCGGAGTGTGCGGTTGCGACGAAGGTCCCCCGCTGCGATCCGACGACCGACTAGCGCCGTCCGGCCCGTTTTGCGAACCCGACACGCCGGTATTGTCCGGACCGTTATGTGAATCTTGCCTCGTCACACGCCCCTCCTCGCCCGTGGCGTCAGACTTAGGGGAGACTAGCGACATCCGGCACACCGTTGCGCGCGGATCCTGCGGGCCTCTCCATGCCCCGCTTCCCTGCCCGGCGGACCGGTCTATTCAAGCGGGCAAGCAAAAGGGGAGCGAATAATGGATTTCGACGTTCTGGTTGAGATCCCCAAGGGGCAGCGCAACAAGTACGAGGTCGACCACAAGACCGGTCGCATCCGGTTGGACCGGACCCTCTTCACCGCGACTCAGTATCCGGCGGACTACGGATACATCGAGGGCACCCTGGGCCAGGACGGTGACCCGCTGGACGCCCTGGTGCTGATCCAGGAGCCGACCTTCCCTGGTTGCCTGGTCCGGGCCCGCGCGATCGGCATGTACCGGATGACCGACGAGAAGGGCCGCGACGACAAGGTCCTCTGCGTGCCCTACGAGGACCCGCGGCAGGAGCACCTGCGCGACATCCACCACCTGGGCGAGTTCGACCGGATGGAGATCCAGCACTTCTTCACGGTCTACAAGGACCTGGAGCCGGGCAAGTCCGTCGAGGGCGCGACCTGGGTCGGCCGGATCGAGGCGGAGAACGAGATCCGCGCTTCCTTCAAGCGTGCCGAGGCCGCCGAGGCCGAGGGCGAAGAGCACTGACCGCACGCTCCCGCCGTACCGCTGACGACCGCACCTGCGGGGCCCACGCCTCGCAGGTGCGGTCGTTTGGCGTCCTTTCCGTTCCGTTGCTCCGGATCCACCCCTCCCGTCCCGCAAGAACCGACAAACCGGGCAGGGCAAAGCTGGACGCCAAGTGAAGGCGCGGGTGCCTCAGGACAGGCCGGAGACCGCGGTGAACAGGCCGGTGACCGCGCACGCCACCGGAATCACCGCGATCACGGCCAGGGCATCCACGATGTCCGCGGCCCGGCCGATGTAGGGCGAGGGCGGGCGTTCCGCGTACGTCGCTCCGGCAACCACCGTGAGCAGCGCGACCAGGACCGATCCGGCAATGACCACGGGCAGCATGCCCGTACCGATCAGGTCGGCTGTCAGCAGATCAGCGCCGAGCGCCGCCACCCCGGCGAGCCCACCGGCCAGCAGCGGAACGCGCTGCCGCCGGGCGACGAACAGACGCGTCCGCAGCAACAGCGCGACCGCGCTGACCGCGATCAGGACCCGGGCCGAAAGCGTGCCGGCGGCGGCCAGCACGGCGAAGGCCCCGGCCGCCAGGACGGCTTGGCCGAGCAGCATGCCGGCGAGCAATTCCTCGGTACGCGTGACAGCCGCAAAAACCGCCGTGCGATCAAGGTGTTCCCGTTCCCCGGTGGGCGGAACGACCGCAGGCCGGGGTGTCCGCCCCAGCCGAACCGCCAGCAGCGGCAGCAGGCCGATCGCACAGACCACCACCGACAGGAGCACCGCGGCCGCACCGGCGGCAGACGTGATCAGCCCGGCCACCGCGGTCAACGCCCCGAGCAGTCCGGCCGTCACCCCGGCGGTGAAGATCCGGATCCCCGCCGCGACCCCTATCCCACCGAACGCCGCGAAGAGCAGCACCGCGGCCGACCCGGCGAGCAACTCGGGACCGCCTAGCCAGGGAACCGGCGTCAGGATGCCGGCCTCGTCGTCCGAGGTCACCAGGAGGGCGCCCCCGGCGAAGGCATAGGGCAGCGCGTATCCACCGAGGACGACACCGGCGCGCGCGTCCGCGTACGCCCGGGAAGCCGTCGTCGCAGCCAGCGTGAGCAGCGTGGCCACGCCGAGCCCGGCCCAGCCCGCGCCGCCGGACAGGACCGCGA is part of the Actinoplanes sp. NBC_00393 genome and harbors:
- the eccD gene encoding type VII secretion integral membrane protein EccD, with amino-acid sequence MSVGLARVTISAPQRRLDVALPEYVPLADLLPELLKQAGAGLADEGEKHGGWVLRRADGVTLSTGQGLHPQGVRDGEVLHLVPAREEWPELEYDDVVEAIAEGARRRGGVWAPVDTRTATLVAAAVPLTLGLLAVLSGGAGWAGLGVATLLTLAATTASRAYADARAGVVLGGYALPYAFAGGALLVTSDDEAGILTPVPWLGGPELLAGSAAVLLFAAFGGIGVAAGIRIFTAGVTAGLLGALTAVAGLITSAAGAAAVLLSVVVCAIGLLPLLAVRLGRTPRPAVVPPTGEREHLDRTAVFAAVTRTEELLAGMLLGQAVLAAGAFAVLAAAGTLSARVLIAVSAVALLLRTRLFVARRQRVPLLAGGLAGVAALGADLLTADLIGTGMLPVVIAGSVLVALLTVVAGATYAERPPSPYIGRAADIVDALAVIAVIPVACAVTGLFTAVSGLS